The following coding sequences are from one Desulfuribacillus alkaliarsenatis window:
- a CDS encoding ACT domain-containing protein, with translation MAKQNTYYLVEADILPEVIVKTARAKELLSKGEVATVTEAVEAVGISRSVFYKYKDGILPFYEASRERIVTITMELIHEFGVLSNVLQTVAKHQGNVLTINQTLPLQGLAIVTLTMETKSMDIDIPSFLEQLINLKGVKKAQVVGHNEQNIN, from the coding sequence ATGGCAAAACAAAACACATACTATCTCGTAGAAGCAGACATTCTACCAGAGGTAATCGTTAAGACAGCAAGAGCTAAAGAGCTTTTAAGTAAAGGTGAGGTTGCTACAGTAACAGAAGCCGTTGAGGCAGTAGGAATTAGTCGCAGTGTTTTTTACAAATATAAAGATGGTATCCTACCGTTCTATGAAGCGTCGCGCGAGCGAATTGTTACCATTACTATGGAACTGATTCACGAATTCGGTGTCCTATCTAATGTATTGCAGACTGTAGCAAAGCATCAGGGAAATGTTCTAACAATCAACCAGACACTACCGCTACAAGGACTAGCGATTGTAACACTGACAATGGAAACGAAATCGATGGATATAGATATTCCTTCGTTTTTAGAGCAGTTAATTAACCTTAAAGGTGTAAAAAAAGCACAAGTAGTTGGGCATAATGAGCAAAATATCAATTAG
- a CDS encoding homoserine dehydrogenase, producing the protein METIKVGLLGLGTVGTGVAKMIFDNQEELNKKTGYAIEIIKVAVKNINKKRDIELPQAVFTDNPQEVVENPDVQIVVEVMGGLEDTKDLIIKALQNGKHVVTANKDLLAVSGQELFEVADEQKKDLMYEAAVAGAIPIVRAVKESLAADEITEVMGILNGTTNYILSKMSQEGADFADVLAEAQELGYAEADPTSDVEGYDAARKTAILASIAFSSRVTFDDVSVSGITKISARDISYAKDLGYSIKLLGVAKREDNGQIEVRVHPTFIPNDHPLAAVNGVYNAVFVKGKALGDAMFYGRGAGELPTASAVMGDVVEVIRNIRSGSNGRIGCTCYNEKNIKDVNDVVSKSYIRLLAKDEPGVLAGITRILGEHHVSVESIIQRGGQSSGCDECEQGEAEVVLVTHAVRHQDLKAATDEINSLAKVIQVYNIVRVEEGGN; encoded by the coding sequence ATGGAAACAATAAAGGTTGGTTTATTAGGATTAGGTACTGTCGGTACAGGTGTTGCGAAGATGATTTTTGATAATCAAGAGGAATTAAACAAAAAAACAGGCTATGCAATTGAAATTATTAAGGTAGCCGTTAAAAACATAAATAAAAAGAGGGACATAGAGCTTCCGCAAGCTGTATTCACTGACAACCCACAGGAAGTAGTAGAAAACCCTGATGTTCAAATAGTTGTTGAGGTTATGGGTGGGTTAGAAGATACGAAGGACCTAATAATAAAAGCTTTACAAAACGGTAAGCATGTTGTGACAGCGAATAAGGATTTATTAGCTGTTTCAGGTCAGGAACTGTTTGAAGTAGCTGATGAACAAAAGAAAGATTTAATGTATGAGGCTGCTGTCGCTGGTGCGATTCCAATTGTCCGTGCAGTTAAAGAGAGCCTGGCAGCGGATGAGATTACAGAGGTTATGGGAATCTTAAATGGTACAACAAACTATATTTTAAGCAAGATGTCCCAGGAGGGGGCAGATTTTGCTGATGTATTAGCAGAAGCTCAAGAGCTTGGATATGCAGAGGCAGATCCGACTTCTGATGTGGAAGGCTACGATGCAGCAAGAAAAACAGCAATACTAGCTTCAATAGCCTTTAGTTCGCGAGTAACGTTTGACGATGTAAGTGTTAGTGGAATTACAAAAATTTCTGCTAGAGATATTTCCTATGCGAAGGATTTAGGATATAGTATTAAATTGTTAGGGGTAGCTAAAAGAGAAGATAATGGTCAAATTGAAGTTCGTGTGCATCCGACATTTATTCCAAATGACCATCCTTTAGCAGCAGTTAATGGTGTATATAACGCTGTGTTTGTTAAAGGTAAAGCTTTAGGTGATGCGATGTTTTATGGACGCGGAGCAGGTGAGCTACCAACTGCAAGCGCTGTAATGGGCGATGTTGTTGAGGTAATACGTAACATCCGTAGTGGCTCTAATGGTCGTATTGGTTGCACATGTTATAATGAGAAGAACATTAAAGATGTCAACGATGTTGTATCTAAGAGCTATATTCGTCTGTTAGCTAAAGACGAGCCAGGGGTATTAGCAGGTATCACTCGTATCCTAGGAGAGCATCATGTAAGTGTTGAATCTATTATCCAACGTGGAGGCCAAAGCTCTGGATGTGATGAGTGCGAGCAAGGAGAAGCGGAAGTAGTTTTAGTAACCCATGCCGTTCGTCATCAGGACTTAAAAGCAGCTACTGATGAAATTAACAGCTTGGCTAAGGTAATACAAGTGTATAATATCGTAAGAGTAGAAGAGGGAGGCAACTAA
- the thrC gene encoding threonine synthase, with amino-acid sequence MKWEGIIKKYKEYLPVNENTPEVTLYEGNTPLIYAKNLSEELGIELHFKYEGLNPTGSFKDRGMVMAVAKAAEEGSKVIMCASTGNTSAAAAAYAARMGMRCVVLIPSGNIALGKLAQAIIYGAEVVAIEGNFDKALELVREITEEQPITLVNSVNPYRIEGQKTAAFEVCDQLGDAPDYLVIPVGNAGNITAYWKGFKEYHQMQKSSKTPIVYGFEAEGAAAIVKNQIIEQPETIATAIRIGNPASWDGAVNAAKESNGKIDMVTDEQIIEAYQLMARREGVFAEPGSAASLAGVLQSVKDGSIPKGATVVSVLTGNGLKDPDTALKVTNYQPEVIKADKQAVLAKILG; translated from the coding sequence GTGAAATGGGAAGGCATTATTAAAAAGTACAAAGAGTACTTACCAGTAAATGAGAACACACCAGAAGTTACATTATATGAAGGTAACACTCCTTTAATATATGCAAAAAACTTGTCTGAAGAGCTAGGAATTGAATTGCATTTTAAATATGAAGGTTTAAATCCGACAGGCTCTTTTAAAGATAGAGGTATGGTTATGGCAGTTGCTAAAGCGGCTGAGGAAGGTAGCAAAGTTATTATGTGCGCCTCTACGGGTAACACATCGGCAGCGGCAGCAGCATATGCGGCAAGAATGGGAATGCGTTGTGTTGTGCTAATTCCATCAGGGAATATAGCTTTAGGCAAGCTTGCGCAAGCAATTATATACGGTGCAGAGGTTGTTGCCATCGAAGGTAACTTTGATAAGGCACTAGAGCTAGTTCGAGAAATAACAGAGGAGCAGCCAATTACCCTGGTCAACTCTGTTAATCCATACAGAATAGAAGGGCAAAAAACGGCTGCCTTTGAAGTCTGTGACCAATTAGGAGATGCTCCTGATTATTTAGTAATCCCTGTGGGCAACGCAGGTAACATTACTGCTTACTGGAAAGGCTTTAAAGAGTATCACCAGATGCAAAAATCATCTAAGACACCTATAGTTTATGGCTTTGAGGCAGAAGGTGCTGCTGCTATCGTGAAAAATCAAATAATTGAACAACCTGAAACTATTGCTACCGCTATTCGTATCGGTAATCCAGCTAGCTGGGACGGAGCAGTAAATGCAGCTAAAGAATCTAATGGTAAAATTGATATGGTAACAGATGAGCAGATTATTGAAGCATATCAGCTAATGGCTAGAAGAGAGGGCGTATTCGCAGAGCCTGGATCAGCTGCATCATTAGCAGGTGTCCTGCAATCTGTGAAGGATGGATCTATTCCTAAAGGCGCTACCGTAGTAAGTGTGCTTACAGGGAATGGTCTTAAAGACCCTGACACTGCATTGAAGGTTACAAATTACCAGCCAGAGGTTATCAAAGCTGACAAACAGGCAGTGCTTGCGAAGATCTTAGGATAG
- the thrB gene encoding homoserine kinase — MVKVKVPATTANLGPGFDTMGMALNMYNTVEMDFHHSLDITISGVGMNDIDTDETNIVYQAAKMVFDKAGQECKGLRMHLHNEIPVARGLGSSAAAVVGGVVAANNLLGSPLNEQQLAELVTEIEGHPDNVLPALIGGIVIAGWGKEHLLYHKIKPGAQLQAIVAIPEFFLATKKAREVLPTQVSFQDALFNVNRASLVVSSLLTENYELLSEVMEDRLHQPYRSDLIPGMNALIERTKQVGAIGVVLSGAGPTMLALTIDNSDAVAATMQQVFTEYGIRCTVRRLVPIMTGAEVVL; from the coding sequence ATGGTTAAGGTTAAAGTGCCAGCGACAACTGCCAATTTAGGCCCAGGCTTTGATACTATGGGAATGGCACTAAATATGTATAATACGGTTGAAATGGATTTCCATCACAGCTTAGATATAACCATTAGTGGCGTAGGTATGAATGATATTGATACTGATGAGACTAATATCGTCTATCAAGCAGCTAAAATGGTATTTGATAAAGCGGGTCAGGAGTGTAAAGGCTTAAGAATGCACTTGCATAACGAAATTCCTGTTGCCCGTGGTTTGGGGAGTAGCGCTGCGGCAGTAGTAGGTGGTGTTGTAGCAGCCAATAATTTATTAGGCAGTCCTTTAAATGAGCAACAACTCGCTGAACTTGTAACAGAGATAGAAGGACATCCAGATAACGTTCTTCCGGCACTTATAGGTGGAATTGTAATTGCTGGTTGGGGCAAAGAACACTTACTATATCATAAAATAAAACCAGGCGCACAACTGCAGGCTATCGTAGCAATTCCCGAATTTTTCTTAGCTACAAAGAAAGCAAGGGAAGTTTTGCCTACGCAAGTATCATTTCAAGACGCTTTATTTAATGTTAATCGCGCTTCATTAGTAGTATCGTCCTTATTGACAGAGAATTATGAGCTATTATCAGAGGTTATGGAGGATCGTTTGCATCAACCGTACCGTAGCGATTTAATTCCAGGTATGAACGCTTTAATAGAACGAACAAAACAAGTAGGAGCCATTGGGGTCGTGTTAAGTGGAGCAGGACCTACTATGCTAGCTTTAACAATTGATAATTCAGATGCTGTGGCAGCTACTATGCAACAGGTTTTCACTGAATATGGAATTCGATGCACCGTAAGACGACTTGTTCCTATCATGACTGGAGCAGAAGTTGTTCTATAA
- the proB gene encoding glutamate 5-kinase: MKNRVVVKVGSSSITIDGTINHEQLEKLTTQIAYLTRKGFEVVLVSSGAVAAGLGRLHWERETLTLPQKQAAAAVGQGLLMHRYEQLFQCEGLHVAQILLTSEDVSDRKRYINAKNTFQTLLQNGIIPIVNENDTVAVDEIKFGDNDRLAALVTAVVEADALLLLTDIDGLYTDNPKENPDAKKIDIIEAIDESVQKMAKGAGSKAGTGGMATKIEAARIATLSGATVTIANGSLPWVLKRLFIEKELIGTKFLPAKETMKHKKQWLAFASKAQGKIYIDSGATQAIHQNNKSLLLAGLRNISGDFCAGSVIEICTEEGLVIGKGISGLSSGELRMLLKEETLPKGVIVVHKNDLFIV; the protein is encoded by the coding sequence ATGAAGAATAGAGTCGTTGTAAAAGTAGGAAGCAGTAGTATTACTATAGATGGAACTATTAATCATGAACAATTAGAAAAACTCACTACACAAATAGCCTATTTAACACGTAAGGGTTTTGAAGTCGTACTTGTTTCTTCAGGTGCTGTTGCAGCAGGATTAGGACGACTACATTGGGAGCGTGAGACTTTAACACTGCCACAAAAGCAAGCAGCAGCTGCTGTAGGGCAAGGTCTACTTATGCACCGGTACGAGCAACTTTTTCAGTGTGAAGGCTTGCATGTAGCACAGATATTGTTAACAAGTGAAGATGTATCTGATCGTAAAAGATACATTAATGCAAAAAACACATTTCAAACATTATTACAGAACGGCATAATACCAATAGTTAATGAAAACGATACCGTAGCTGTCGATGAAATCAAATTTGGCGATAATGACCGCTTAGCGGCGTTAGTTACAGCAGTTGTAGAAGCAGATGCGTTACTTCTATTAACAGATATAGACGGTTTATATACAGATAATCCTAAGGAAAATCCTGACGCCAAAAAGATTGATATTATTGAAGCAATCGATGAAAGCGTTCAGAAAATGGCCAAAGGTGCAGGCTCTAAGGCAGGTACTGGAGGGATGGCAACTAAAATTGAAGCTGCTCGGATAGCTACCCTAAGTGGAGCAACAGTAACTATCGCAAACGGTAGCCTACCTTGGGTGTTAAAGCGCTTATTTATAGAAAAAGAACTTATAGGTACGAAATTTTTACCTGCTAAAGAAACAATGAAACATAAAAAACAATGGCTAGCTTTTGCAAGTAAAGCACAAGGTAAAATATATATAGATAGTGGGGCAACGCAGGCAATACATCAGAATAATAAGAGCTTACTACTTGCTGGTTTAAGAAATATCTCAGGAGATTTCTGTGCAGGCTCTGTTATAGAAATCTGTACGGAGGAAGGACTAGTAATTGGAAAAGGAATTTCTGGTCTATCAAGTGGGGAACTGAGAATGTTACTTAAAGAAGAGACCCTACCTAAAGGCGTTATCGTTGTACATAAAAACGATTTATTCATAGTGTAA
- a CDS encoding glutamate-5-semialdehyde dehydrogenase: MSELLLKAKTAKTASRKLAVVSTEDKNQGLLAIAEALEKNIDKIVQENKKDIDAAVANGTSQAIIDRLVLNEARILDMVTGLKQIVELKDPIGEVLFENKIESDLVLQKVRVPFGLIGMIYEARPNVTIDAVGLALKTGNAVLLRGGSNAFHSNLCLVAIVKEALQETAISPDTIQYIEGTDRKLVEEMLTLNEYLDLVIPRGGAGLIQMVVQKATVPVIETGVGNCHLYIEKEANIDMAIEIAINAKTQRPGVCNAIETILVDQAWADRSLVKLIDALVEKQVKILGCPTSQKLDARISAASDEDYYTEFLDYIVTLKVVQSVDEAIEHIETYGSRHSEAIITDNDNVAAKFLNHVDAAAVYHNASTRFTDGFQYGFGAEIGISTQKLHARGPMGLPEMTSYKYRVYGKGQIRK; encoded by the coding sequence ATGTCAGAACTATTACTGAAGGCGAAGACGGCAAAAACGGCAAGTAGAAAACTAGCAGTAGTTAGCACTGAAGACAAAAATCAAGGACTATTAGCCATAGCAGAAGCACTTGAGAAAAATATTGACAAGATAGTACAAGAAAACAAAAAAGACATTGATGCAGCTGTTGCCAATGGCACATCACAAGCTATTATTGATAGACTTGTCTTAAATGAAGCGCGGATTCTTGATATGGTAACAGGCTTAAAGCAAATTGTAGAACTTAAAGATCCAATTGGTGAGGTGTTATTTGAGAACAAAATTGAATCTGACTTAGTTTTACAAAAGGTTCGAGTGCCTTTTGGCTTAATAGGGATGATTTATGAAGCCCGTCCGAACGTAACAATTGATGCAGTAGGACTTGCGCTTAAGACAGGAAATGCAGTTTTATTACGTGGAGGCTCTAATGCATTTCACAGTAATCTATGCCTTGTAGCTATCGTTAAGGAAGCCTTACAAGAAACAGCTATTTCTCCTGATACCATTCAGTATATTGAGGGTACAGATCGTAAGCTTGTAGAAGAGATGCTAACGTTAAATGAATACCTAGATCTAGTTATTCCTAGGGGTGGCGCTGGATTAATCCAAATGGTTGTACAAAAGGCAACAGTGCCAGTTATTGAGACTGGTGTTGGAAACTGTCACTTATACATTGAAAAAGAAGCTAATATAGATATGGCAATTGAGATTGCAATTAATGCAAAGACACAAAGACCTGGAGTATGTAATGCTATTGAAACGATTCTTGTCGACCAAGCTTGGGCTGACAGAAGCCTAGTAAAGCTTATAGATGCACTTGTGGAGAAACAGGTTAAAATATTAGGCTGTCCAACTAGTCAAAAGCTCGATGCTAGAATTTCGGCGGCATCAGATGAAGACTACTACACAGAGTTTTTAGATTATATAGTAACATTAAAGGTTGTTCAATCAGTTGATGAAGCAATTGAGCATATTGAGACGTATGGAAGTAGGCATTCCGAAGCCATTATTACTGACAATGACAATGTAGCGGCGAAGTTTTTAAACCACGTAGATGCGGCAGCAGTTTATCACAATGCATCAACTCGTTTTACAGACGGATTCCAATACGGCTTTGGCGCCGAAATTGGTATTAGCACACAAAAACTTCATGCAAGAGGTCCAATGGGCTTACCTGAAATGACAAGCTATAAATACCGAGTATATGGAAAAGGACAAATTAGAAAGTAG
- the proC gene encoding pyrroline-5-carboxylate reductase, whose protein sequence is MPHRIEKIEDSIFFVGAGAMAEAIIKGLVYSRIIPSKHIYVTNKNSRHRLLELKDDYEIKIPDSLEDGCKKSRYILLAVKPWTVKAACENLKPFLTKEHVIISIAAGVTTTVIEQILGSSNEVIRTMPNTSSAICESATGICGGKYAKNETILTVKRIFETVGEAVVVKESQIDAVTALCGSGPAYIYYLIEGLEKAGINQGLNEEDVRKLVVQTVYGAAKMLVELHAEPAILRKQVTTPNGTTEAGLKTLEKYDLHEIIEKTIESARERAKEIGKETEKEIWNTK, encoded by the coding sequence ATGCCACATAGAATTGAAAAAATAGAAGACTCCATATTTTTTGTTGGAGCTGGAGCAATGGCTGAAGCAATTATAAAAGGTTTAGTTTACTCAAGGATCATTCCTTCTAAGCACATATACGTTACAAATAAGAATAGCAGGCATAGATTGCTAGAGCTTAAGGACGATTATGAGATAAAAATCCCAGATTCATTAGAAGATGGATGTAAGAAATCCCGCTATATCCTTTTAGCAGTTAAGCCGTGGACAGTAAAGGCTGCCTGTGAAAATTTAAAGCCCTTCCTTACTAAGGAACATGTAATTATATCTATTGCTGCAGGAGTTACGACTACAGTCATAGAGCAAATATTAGGGTCTAGCAATGAAGTTATTCGAACGATGCCAAACACATCAAGTGCAATATGCGAATCGGCCACGGGTATCTGTGGTGGAAAATACGCAAAGAACGAAACAATATTAACTGTAAAGCGCATATTTGAAACAGTTGGCGAAGCAGTTGTTGTTAAGGAGTCACAAATAGATGCAGTAACAGCTTTATGTGGTAGCGGACCAGCCTATATCTACTATTTAATTGAAGGTTTAGAGAAGGCAGGAATTAACCAAGGTCTAAATGAAGAAGATGTTCGCAAGTTAGTCGTTCAGACCGTTTATGGTGCTGCTAAAATGCTCGTAGAATTGCACGCTGAACCAGCAATTTTGCGTAAACAAGTAACAACTCCAAATGGAACTACCGAAGCTGGCTTAAAAACATTAGAGAAATATGACCTGCATGAAATAATAGAGAAAACTATTGAGAGTGCACGGGAGCGTGCAAAGGAAATTGGAAAGGAAACTGAGAAAGAGATATGGAATACAAAATAG
- the pheA gene encoding prephenate dehydratase, whose amino-acid sequence MEYKIGYLGPKGTFTQQAAEQLMPDNHQMIPYPSIADVLIAADEGEVDAAVVPIENSIEGSVNLTVDFLAHQVELYIVKEVVVPVSHSLLVNKGVALHDVEVVASHPQAIAQCRQFLREFVPSAITETVHSTAKAAEMIHESKSTKMAAIGTVLAAEIYDLNILAANIQDRTNNNTRFVLVTKKRDELVEYVSTPHEPWKTSILVTLGKDYPGALYEVLRSFAEEEIDLTKIESRPTKKQLGSYHFFIDLQGHIDDPSVQRALAHVKKTGSTLQYLGSYQLLTFVPAKKSS is encoded by the coding sequence ATGGAATACAAAATAGGTTACCTAGGACCGAAGGGAACATTTACACAGCAAGCAGCAGAACAGCTAATGCCAGATAATCATCAAATGATTCCATATCCAAGCATAGCTGATGTGTTAATTGCAGCCGATGAGGGTGAAGTTGATGCAGCAGTAGTACCGATAGAGAATTCTATTGAAGGCTCAGTTAATTTAACTGTAGACTTCTTAGCGCATCAAGTAGAGTTATATATTGTAAAGGAAGTCGTCGTGCCAGTATCTCACTCCCTACTTGTAAATAAAGGCGTTGCTTTACACGATGTTGAAGTTGTTGCGTCGCACCCACAGGCTATCGCACAATGTAGACAGTTTTTGCGTGAATTCGTGCCTAGCGCTATAACAGAGACTGTGCACAGCACTGCTAAGGCAGCAGAGATGATTCATGAGTCAAAAAGCACGAAAATGGCAGCAATCGGAACTGTTTTGGCAGCAGAAATTTATGACTTAAATATACTAGCAGCAAACATTCAAGACCGGACTAATAATAATACCCGTTTTGTTTTAGTTACTAAAAAGAGAGATGAGCTTGTCGAATACGTTTCTACACCTCATGAGCCTTGGAAAACATCAATATTAGTTACCTTAGGGAAGGACTATCCAGGTGCTTTATATGAAGTGCTACGGTCTTTTGCAGAGGAAGAAATTGATTTAACTAAAATCGAGTCCCGTCCAACAAAGAAACAACTAGGCTCATATCACTTTTTTATTGATTTACAAGGGCATATTGATGACCCTAGTGTTCAGAGAGCATTGGCGCACGTTAAGAAAACAGGCTCAACATTACAATACCTGGGAAGCTATCAATTATTAACCTTTGTCCCAGCGAAAAAAAGTAGCTAA
- a CDS encoding DUF3954 domain-containing protein, which translates to MDDAVYIVKDCTIIRLDNPSTGYGQQTIFWQAD; encoded by the coding sequence TTGGATGATGCTGTGTATATTGTCAAGGATTGTACTATTATACGCTTAGATAATCCTAGCACTGGTTACGGCCAACAGACAATCTTCTGGCAAGCCGATTAG
- the ilvE gene encoding branched-chain-amino-acid transaminase, producing the protein MSIQIYLNGQYVSKEEASVSVFDHGFLYGDGIFEGIRSYGGNVFRLKEHIERLYDSAKSIMLDIPMSPEKFEEVICETIRKNNLTDSYIRVVVSRGKGDLGLCPTKCPKPTVIVIADSISIYPKELYEKGLRTITVPTRRNNPDALNPKIKSLNYLNNVLVKIEANQAGVSEAIMLNHQGYVAEGSADNIFVIRKGKIVTPPTYLGALEGITRQAIMDIANELGYPMVEEPFTRHDVYIADEVFLTGTAAEVIPVIEVDGRVIGSGEPGPITKKLLEEFRKITYTDGTKI; encoded by the coding sequence TTGAGTATTCAAATTTATTTAAATGGTCAGTATGTTAGTAAAGAGGAAGCTAGCGTCTCGGTTTTTGATCATGGATTTTTATATGGAGACGGAATCTTTGAAGGTATTCGCTCCTATGGTGGCAATGTATTCCGTTTGAAGGAACACATTGAGCGTCTCTATGATTCTGCAAAGTCTATTATGTTAGACATTCCGATGAGCCCTGAAAAATTTGAAGAGGTTATATGCGAAACAATCCGCAAAAACAACCTGACAGACTCCTACATTCGTGTAGTAGTATCCCGTGGAAAAGGAGATTTAGGCCTTTGTCCAACTAAGTGTCCTAAACCTACTGTCATAGTTATAGCTGATTCTATTAGTATTTATCCAAAAGAATTATACGAAAAAGGCTTACGTACAATTACAGTACCGACGAGACGTAATAATCCTGATGCACTAAATCCAAAAATCAAATCCCTCAATTACTTAAATAACGTTTTAGTCAAAATTGAGGCGAACCAAGCTGGAGTTAGTGAGGCAATCATGCTAAACCATCAAGGATATGTAGCTGAGGGTTCGGCGGACAACATTTTTGTTATTCGTAAGGGCAAGATTGTAACACCACCAACCTACCTTGGAGCATTAGAAGGAATTACAAGACAAGCCATTATGGATATAGCAAACGAACTAGGCTACCCAATGGTAGAAGAGCCATTTACAAGACATGATGTATATATAGCGGATGAGGTGTTCTTAACAGGAACGGCAGCTGAGGTTATACCTGTAATTGAAGTAGATGGAAGAGTTATTGGTTCAGGTGAGCCAGGACCAATAACGAAAAAGCTCTTAGAAGAGTTCCGCAAAATCACTTATACAGATGGAACAAAAATATAA
- the ilvD gene encoding dihydroxy-acid dehydratase, with translation MMTNKVTQGVERAPHRSLFKAMGYVDEELKQPLIGIVNSHNEIIPGHKHLKQISEAVKSGVRMAGGTPMEFSTIAVCDGIAMNHLGMHYSLASREIIADSIEIVASAHDFDALVFVPNCDKVVPGMLMAAARINKPSIFVSGGPMLAGRFKDKPVSLSNVFEAVGAVKAGKMSEADLYEMEENACPSCGSCSGMFTANSMNCLTEAIGMALPGGGTIPAVFAHRERLAKYTGIKIMEILKENIRPKDIMSKAALENALSVDMALGCSSNTILHLLAIAHELEAEIDLQRINQVSSETPQLCKLSPAGDQHIEDLYYAGGIQAVMKELEYKLDTSVITATGKSLAENLQHAANLDTNVIRPASDPYSKTGGIAVLFGNLAPDGAVVKQGAVAPEMLIHQGPAKVYDGEEAAVEAIMSGQIVAGDVVVIRYEGPRGGPGMREMLTPTSALAGMGLDKQVALLTDGRFSGATRGASIGHVSPEAKAYGPIAVVKNGDIIAIEIPNRKLDVQISEQEMKERLDSEKEAIDAKQPRVTKGYLKRYAEKVQSANTGAVFQK, from the coding sequence ATTATGACGAATAAGGTAACCCAAGGAGTAGAAAGAGCACCACATCGTTCATTGTTTAAGGCTATGGGGTATGTAGATGAAGAATTAAAGCAACCCTTAATCGGCATTGTAAACTCCCATAATGAAATTATTCCTGGACACAAGCATCTCAAGCAAATATCTGAGGCAGTAAAATCTGGTGTGCGCATGGCTGGTGGAACGCCAATGGAATTCTCTACGATAGCTGTCTGTGACGGGATTGCAATGAACCATTTAGGGATGCATTATTCCCTAGCAAGTCGTGAAATAATCGCTGATAGTATCGAGATAGTGGCAAGTGCCCATGACTTCGATGCACTCGTATTTGTACCGAACTGTGATAAGGTTGTGCCAGGTATGCTAATGGCAGCAGCTAGAATTAATAAACCATCGATTTTTGTCAGCGGAGGACCTATGCTAGCAGGGAGATTCAAAGATAAGCCTGTTAGCCTAAGTAATGTGTTTGAAGCTGTTGGAGCAGTGAAAGCAGGCAAAATGTCAGAAGCTGATTTGTATGAAATGGAAGAAAACGCATGCCCTAGCTGTGGATCATGTTCAGGTATGTTTACTGCAAACTCAATGAACTGTTTAACGGAAGCGATTGGGATGGCTCTGCCAGGTGGCGGTACAATACCTGCAGTGTTTGCCCACAGAGAGCGTTTAGCAAAATATACAGGCATTAAAATAATGGAAATATTAAAAGAGAATATTCGTCCAAAGGATATCATGTCAAAAGCAGCGTTAGAAAATGCACTGTCTGTAGATATGGCCCTAGGCTGTTCGTCAAATACTATATTACATTTATTAGCGATAGCCCATGAATTAGAAGCAGAAATAGATTTACAAAGAATTAATCAGGTAAGTAGTGAAACTCCACAGCTTTGCAAGCTAAGTCCAGCAGGGGACCAGCACATAGAAGATTTATACTACGCTGGTGGTATCCAAGCAGTAATGAAAGAACTGGAGTATAAACTAGATACTTCAGTAATTACGGCAACTGGTAAAAGCTTAGCAGAGAACCTACAGCATGCTGCAAATTTAGATACTAACGTCATTCGTCCAGCATCTGACCCATATAGCAAAACGGGTGGTATAGCTGTATTGTTTGGAAACCTAGCACCTGATGGAGCTGTTGTTAAACAGGGAGCAGTTGCACCAGAAATGTTGATTCACCAAGGTCCTGCTAAGGTGTACGATGGTGAGGAAGCTGCAGTAGAAGCTATAATGTCAGGACAAATCGTTGCTGGAGATGTTGTAGTTATCCGCTATGAAGGTCCTAGGGGTGGACCAGGAATGCGTGAGATGCTTACACCAACCTCAGCATTAGCAGGAATGGGATTAGATAAGCAGGTTGCTTTGTTAACAGATGGCAGATTTTCAGGGGCAACCCGCGGAGCATCCATAGGTCACGTATCACCTGAAGCGAAGGCTTATGGTCCAATCGCGGTCGTTAAAAACGGTGACATTATCGCAATTGAAATTCCAAATCGCAAGTTGGATGTACAAATATCAGAGCAAGAGATGAAGGAACGACTAGATTCAGAGAAAGAGGCTATTGACGCGAAACAACCTCGAGTAACTAAGGGCTACCTGAAGAGATATGCTGAGAAAGTACAGTCAGCTAATACAGGAGCAGTTTTTCAAAAGTAA